From the genome of Gracilibacillus salitolerans, one region includes:
- a CDS encoding endo-1,4-beta-xylanase, which produces MNRNFKRIISLFLVAILVIPSGWITPVAEAATNEDIPVLLYHRVVENPTNEWTDTSIEKFEQTMKYLQDNGYNTLSAEQYVSIMEGTETAPENPILLTFDDATPDFITNALPILEKYDMHAVQFVITDWIDGDYSMSEEQLKSLTENPNVSLQNHSKSHDEDIWGNDGSIRSDITREQAEEEITQANTYLMEITGQEPILMAYPYGSYNNVVKEVNEENGIQYAFKVGYPDEDEYTLGRHYVVMDTTLGEIAEWIDGPTPETESGEQSEVETVYHETFEDGLGVATPAGDAQLDSVSDIVFEDNENGKAVHVSERTNNWDGVDIPFNDVNMEDSKTYMITITGYVDENTTIPEGAQALLQNVESYNGLYVAADFVAGQAFTLSGEYTVDASEDRALRIQSNDEGSTVPFYIGDIHITEEVTSEDDGEEGPDEQRPPAKDFTTVTFEDQSTGGFEARGDSETLTVTDEANHTENGSYALKVEERAENWHGPSLRVEQYVDQGQEYKISAWVKLISPDSSQLQLSTQVGEGDSANYNNLQGKTISTEDGWVQFEGTYRYSSVGGEYLTIYIESSNNSTASFYIDDVTFEPTDSGEVEIEKDLTPIKDVYEDYFLIGNAVSNAEFEGTRMELLNMHHNLVTAENAMKPGYAYNDDREFDFTAEDALVGEALEQGLQIHGHVLVWHQQSDEWLHSDENGEPLSREEALENLRNHVQTTVEHFGPNVISWDVVNEAMIDNPPNPSDWKASLRQSGWYHAIGEDYVEQSFRAAKEVIDEKGWDIKLYYNDYNDDNQNKAEAIYQMVKEINENYATENDGELLIGGVGMQGHYNLNTNPENVRRSMEKFISLGVEVGVTELDITAGSDNELTEQQANAQGYLYAQLFQIYREHAEDISRVTFWGLNDATSWRAEQSPLLFDKNLQAKPAYHAVIDPDTFIEEHELEETEANQATSSFGTPEIDGAIDDVWSDAPKLPVNRYQMAWQGANGTAKTLWDDENLYVLIQVSDSDLDDTNENAWEQDSIEVFVDENNAKTSFYEDGDGQYRVNFNNETSFNPESIADGFESATDVSDNGYTVEVKIPFKTITPSEDTEIGFDVQINDAKDGARESVATWNDTTGSSYQDTSVFGILTLKDSRDSTPEPEEPQPEDPKDPGLDDPKPEKPKQIVTEPIVQDKQATIKDDDINKVEQEDELVINLKNQDSSITVSFTSDQVKQLKQQNARITINMKDVSIQLSASIFTNGDQAVDLKIKRMKDMEDALSAVYDFTIFQGDEEISPFDSKVTLSFKVDKDQIKDPNNVKLFYWNPDTEEWVLIGGEYKDGVVTAETDHFSTFAVFEIENEEEYKEEPEADEVDQVDEENELPDTATRTFNYLVAGLIILLVGAAFLLINKRRKV; this is translated from the coding sequence ATGAACAGGAATTTTAAAAGAATTATTTCATTATTTCTCGTAGCAATTTTGGTCATTCCATCAGGTTGGATTACACCGGTTGCAGAAGCGGCAACGAACGAAGATATCCCGGTTCTTCTATATCACCGCGTCGTTGAAAATCCTACCAATGAATGGACGGATACCAGTATCGAAAAGTTTGAACAAACAATGAAATATCTCCAAGACAATGGTTATAACACATTATCCGCAGAACAATATGTCAGTATCATGGAAGGAACAGAAACGGCACCTGAAAATCCGATTCTATTAACCTTTGATGATGCTACTCCTGACTTTATCACCAATGCGCTACCTATCTTAGAAAAGTATGACATGCATGCTGTTCAATTTGTTATCACTGACTGGATTGATGGTGATTACAGTATGTCAGAAGAACAGCTGAAGAGTTTAACAGAAAATCCAAATGTCAGTCTGCAAAATCATTCCAAATCACATGATGAAGACATTTGGGGTAATGATGGAAGTATAAGAAGTGACATCACAAGAGAACAAGCTGAGGAAGAAATAACTCAAGCTAACACGTATCTAATGGAGATTACAGGTCAAGAACCTATTCTTATGGCATACCCTTATGGCAGCTACAATAATGTAGTAAAAGAGGTTAACGAAGAAAATGGTATTCAATATGCATTTAAAGTTGGCTATCCTGATGAGGATGAATATACCCTGGGGCGTCATTATGTAGTAATGGACACGACGCTTGGTGAAATTGCGGAGTGGATTGATGGCCCTACACCAGAAACGGAATCAGGAGAACAATCAGAGGTGGAAACCGTATATCATGAAACCTTTGAAGATGGTTTAGGTGTTGCAACGCCAGCTGGTGATGCTCAATTAGATTCAGTGTCTGATATTGTGTTTGAAGATAATGAAAATGGAAAAGCAGTTCATGTAAGCGAGAGAACCAATAATTGGGACGGTGTTGACATTCCATTCAATGACGTCAATATGGAAGATAGCAAAACCTATATGATTACTATCACTGGTTATGTAGATGAAAATACCACCATACCAGAAGGTGCTCAAGCTTTGCTTCAAAATGTAGAAAGCTATAATGGATTATATGTAGCTGCTGATTTTGTAGCAGGACAAGCCTTTACCTTATCTGGAGAATATACCGTCGACGCAAGCGAAGACAGAGCTTTACGAATCCAATCTAATGATGAGGGATCAACAGTTCCATTTTATATCGGGGATATCCATATTACCGAAGAAGTGACTTCAGAAGACGATGGTGAAGAAGGGCCAGATGAACAAAGACCACCTGCTAAAGATTTCACCACCGTTACCTTTGAAGACCAATCAACAGGTGGTTTTGAAGCTAGAGGTGATTCGGAAACTCTTACAGTAACAGACGAAGCGAATCATACAGAAAATGGCTCCTATGCATTAAAAGTGGAGGAAAGAGCAGAAAATTGGCATGGACCATCATTACGTGTGGAGCAATATGTAGATCAAGGACAAGAATATAAAATTTCCGCATGGGTCAAGCTGATCTCACCAGATAGTTCACAGCTTCAGCTTTCAACTCAAGTTGGTGAAGGTGACAGTGCTAATTACAATAACCTACAAGGAAAAACAATTAGTACAGAGGACGGCTGGGTCCAATTCGAAGGAACATATCGTTACAGTAGTGTAGGTGGCGAATATTTAACTATTTATATAGAAAGCTCGAATAACAGTACGGCTTCATTCTATATCGACGATGTAACTTTTGAACCTACTGATTCAGGAGAAGTTGAAATCGAAAAAGATCTAACGCCAATAAAAGATGTATATGAAGACTATTTCTTGATAGGAAATGCAGTCTCTAATGCCGAATTTGAAGGTACAAGAATGGAACTTCTTAACATGCATCACAACCTTGTCACAGCAGAGAATGCGATGAAACCTGGTTATGCATACAATGATGACAGAGAATTTGATTTTACTGCTGAAGATGCACTTGTTGGTGAAGCCTTGGAGCAAGGATTACAAATACATGGTCATGTCCTTGTTTGGCACCAACAATCAGATGAATGGCTACATTCTGACGAAAATGGTGAACCTTTAAGTCGGGAAGAAGCTCTTGAAAACTTAAGAAACCATGTTCAAACAACTGTTGAGCATTTCGGACCAAACGTGATTTCCTGGGACGTTGTCAATGAAGCAATGATTGATAATCCGCCTAATCCATCCGACTGGAAAGCATCCTTACGTCAATCAGGTTGGTATCATGCTATTGGCGAGGACTATGTAGAACAATCTTTCCGTGCAGCAAAAGAGGTAATTGATGAAAAGGGCTGGGATATCAAGCTATATTACAATGATTACAATGATGATAATCAAAACAAAGCAGAAGCCATTTACCAGATGGTGAAAGAAATAAATGAGAATTATGCAACAGAAAATGACGGTGAATTGCTCATTGGCGGCGTCGGCATGCAGGGACACTACAATTTAAACACCAATCCTGAAAATGTAAGACGTTCAATGGAGAAGTTTATTTCTCTTGGTGTGGAGGTTGGTGTGACAGAGCTTGACATTACAGCTGGTAGCGACAATGAGTTAACAGAGCAGCAAGCAAATGCCCAAGGTTATCTCTATGCACAATTGTTCCAGATTTACAGAGAACATGCAGAAGATATCTCACGCGTTACATTTTGGGGGCTAAATGATGCTACAAGCTGGAGAGCTGAACAAAGCCCATTATTGTTTGATAAAAACTTGCAAGCAAAACCGGCATACCATGCTGTGATCGATCCTGATACATTTATTGAAGAACACGAACTGGAGGAGACAGAAGCAAATCAAGCCACTTCTTCATTTGGAACTCCAGAAATCGACGGGGCCATAGATGATGTTTGGAGCGATGCACCAAAGTTGCCAGTTAATCGCTATCAGATGGCTTGGCAGGGAGCAAACGGAACAGCCAAAACTTTATGGGATGACGAAAACCTGTATGTCTTGATTCAGGTAAGTGATTCAGATCTTGACGATACAAACGAAAATGCTTGGGAACAGGATTCCATAGAAGTATTTGTTGACGAAAATAATGCAAAGACATCATTCTATGAAGATGGAGACGGACAATATAGAGTAAACTTTAACAATGAGACCTCCTTCAACCCGGAAAGCATTGCTGACGGATTCGAATCAGCAACGGATGTTTCAGATAATGGTTACACTGTAGAGGTAAAGATACCTTTTAAAACGATTACTCCTTCTGAAGATACAGAGATTGGTTTTGACGTACAAATTAATGACGCAAAAGACGGCGCACGAGAAAGTGTTGCAACATGGAACGATACAACAGGATCCAGCTATCAGGATACATCCGTATTTGGTATTTTAACACTGAAAGATTCAAGAGACTCAACACCTGAACCAGAAGAGCCTCAACCGGAAGATCCAAAAGATCCAGGTTTAGATGATCCAAAACCTGAAAAACCAAAACAAATCGTAACCGAACCCATAGTGCAAGATAAACAAGCAACCATTAAAGATGACGACATTAATAAAGTAGAACAAGAAGACGAATTAGTCATCAATCTAAAAAATCAAGACTCTTCCATAACTGTTTCATTTACTAGCGATCAAGTGAAACAGTTAAAGCAACAAAATGCTCGCATCACCATTAACATGAAAGATGTGAGTATCCAATTGTCTGCCTCCATATTTACCAATGGAGATCAAGCTGTCGATTTGAAAATAAAAAGAATGAAAGATATGGAAGATGCATTAAGCGCAGTCTATGACTTTACCATTTTCCAAGGTGACGAAGAAATCAGTCCGTTTGATTCCAAGGTTACCCTTTCATTTAAAGTCGATAAGGATCAAATAAAAGATCCTAACAATGTCAAATTGTTCTACTGGAATCCAGATACAGAGGAATGGGTACTCATCGGTGGAGAATACAAAGATGGGGTAGTGACAGCCGAAACGGATCACTTCAGTACATTTGCCGTATTTGAGATAGAAAACGAAGAGGAATATAAGGAAGAACCTGAGGCAGATGAAGTAGATCAAGTCGACGAGGAGAATGAATTACCTGACACGGCTACAAGAACATTCAACTATTTAGTGGCGGGATTAATTATACTACTTGTAGGCGCGGCTTTCCTTCTAATTAATAAAAGGAGAAAAGTTTAA